A genome region from Haliotis asinina isolate JCU_RB_2024 chromosome 11, JCU_Hal_asi_v2, whole genome shotgun sequence includes the following:
- the LOC137256324 gene encoding E3 SUMO-protein ligase ZBED1-like → MEEPPGCERHNGMLLKSFWGRSISHVWDYFKFEVTEAGTKYVDKKSMYCMLCGLKMRYCGNTTNMSNHLDRKHPGVRNQTPRRSMVYIDDAADNAVIKQEEGENVIISNFVDCQNAASTNAGNSGGARMDGEEESADGIRILKSFWQEGADDVWEYFKFEVDDDGNYLDVAVVYCTLCDCRLEFKEDTANLHSHIVNQHPGVRHVNPSMLEDESLMTLEKKQDLVKRLAEKCRREICAKTDSNTRSDEAKNTSVKKYFRKFWGHTTSNVWEHFRFEADKDGNYIDRTIMYCMLCNTQLRYCHNTTNMAYHLEKRHQIQKKPFLNVKYFNLSAVSDQKSNMKKVVERKLGSVCVKKTPIYAETFTRNQSEGEVIYEPPSFYKAFWGNATSPVWEHFKFEVDSQGNYVDKTSAYCTLCGLKMKYFQNTSNLSQHLKRKHVEECFSSVVQMDLSDSNSTTFSKPTSNCTKQDDITQAIARHFIADWKPLSNIESPSFQEMCMVMCPEYSLPDLEKFVEVVLAPMYRNKRSKVVKEVSQAVKHCLTTEIWRSDCGDSNLTVMVSFIDDAWAFRTDMIKTFPFSMETTPEDLSSSLLKIADDWNLKDPVVVTDGDHVILEAVSNCPSWHSICGLNHTVASAVNKAFSFPTVHMILSKVKNLFSQIKQVAPSVDITQKQKSLNVPEKDVYREFDDQWCSSIDMLQLYLEQEPVLKAVVGECHLYQDLLLSETSLEHLEKLVEILVVFNTAVAYLSPEKGHTLSVILPIVIKLKGSLHDASDDVELVKNVKAIMASVLEDNYGGTTIQEQMKVASALDPRMKKLAFLSVTEREEIWGRICKEARETADPNVVVKTEVDDGSYGDSTVGEPPAKVPRGDVSISDWLGDIVRVKSSLSVGQQIENELKLFHSEPDISFDDSPIHWWQRRCRTYPFLSALAKRYMCIPAISGDGELKQSDIRLRRARLDSETMDMQLFLHHSSNHSNA, encoded by the coding sequence TTGATGATGCTGCAGACAATGCAGTTATTAAGCAAGAAGAAGGTGAAAATGTCATCATCAGCAACTTTGTTGATTGTCAAAATGCTGCATCCACAAATGCAGGAAATTCAGGAGGAGCAAGGATGGATGGAGAAGAGGAGTCTGCAGATGGGATAAGGATTTTGAAAAGTTTTTGGCAGGAAGGAGCTGATGATGTGTGGGAGTATTTCAAGTTTGAGGTGGATGATGATGGGAATTATTTGGATGTTGCCGTGgtgtattgcacactgtgtGACTGCAGGCTTGAGTTTAAGGAGGACACAGCAAACCTGCACTCACACATCGTCAACCAGCATCCTGGTGTCAGACACGTCAATCCCTCCATGCTAGAAGATGAGAGTTTGATGACGCTGGAGAAGAAACAGGATCTTGTGAAACGACTGGCTGAAAAATGTCGGCGGGAAATCTGTGCCAAGACGGATTCAAACACAAGGAGTGACGAAGCCAAGAACACTTctgtaaagaaatattttcGCAAGTTCTGGGGACATACTACAAGTAATGTGTGGGAACACTTTAGGTTTGAAGCTGACAAGGATGGCAATTACATTGACAGGACTATCATGTACTGCATGCTGTGCAACACGCAGTTAAGATACTGCCACAACACAACCAATATGGCATACCATTTAGAAAAGAGGCATCAGATCCAGAAGAAGCCCTTCTTAAACGTGAAGTATTTCAATTTGTCAGCTGTGTCTGATCAAAAGAGTAATATGAAGAAAGTCGTGGAGAGGAAACTCGGTTCTGTTTGTGTGAAGAAAACGCCCATCTACGCTGAAACCTTCACGCGTAATCAGAGTGAGGGAGAAGTCATCTATGAACCACCATCTTTTTACAAAGCATTCTGGGGTAATGCTACAAGCCCTGTATGGGAGCACTTTAAGTTTGAAGTTGACAGTCAGGGTAATTATGTAGACAAAACATCAGCGTACTGTACTCTCTGTGGATtaaagatgaaatattttcaaaacacatcCAATCTATCACAGCATCTGAAGCGGAAGCATGTTGAGGAATGTTTTTCATCAGTTGTACAAATGGACTTGAGTGACAGTAATTCCACGACTTTTTCCAAACCAACGTCCAACTGTACAAAGCAGGATGACATCACACAAGCAATTGCCAGACATTTCATTGCTGATTGGAAACCTTTGAGCAATATTGAATCTCCTAGCTTTCAAGAAATGTGCATGGTGATGTGTCCTGAATACTCCCTACCAGATCTGGAAAAGTTTGTTGAGGTTGTCCTTGCCCCAATGTATCGCAATAAACGTTCAAAAGTAGTGAAAGAAGTGTCTCAGGCGGTTAAGCACTGCCTTACGACTGAAATATGGCGATCAGACTGTGGCGATAGCAATCTGACAGTGATGGTGAGTTTTATTGATGATGCATGGGCATTTCGAACTGATATGATTAAAACTTTCCCATTCAGTATGGAAACTACCCCAGAAGATTTGTCAAGTAGTTTGTTGAAGATTGCTGACGACTGGAATCTGAAGGATCCTGTTGTGGTGACTGATGGTGACCACGTGATTCTTGAAGCTGTGTCCAACTGTCCAAGTTGGCACAGCATCTGTGGATTGAACCACACAGTGGCTTCCGCTGTCAACAAAGCATTCTCATTTCCTACTGTTCACATGATTTTATCTAAAGTGAAAAACTTGTTTTCACAAATTAAACAGGTTGCACCATCTGTTGATATCACGCAGAAGCAGAAGTCACTGAATGTACCCGAAAAAGATGTATACAGAGAATTTGACGATCAGTGGTGTTCAAGCATTGACATGTTGCAGTTGTATTTAGAACAGGAACCCGTCCTGAAGGCTGTGGTTGGGGAATGTCACCTTTATCAGGACCTTCTTCTGTCAGAAACATCTCTGGAACACCTTGAAAAGCTGGTGGAGATTCTGGTTGTGTTTAACACGGCTGTGGCCTACCTGTCACCAGAAAAGGGTCACACTCTGTCAGTCATCCTACCCATTGTGATCAAGCTGAAGGGCAGTCTGCATGATGCATCTGATGATGTGGAATTAGTGAAGAATGTCAAGGCCATCATGGCAAGTGTTCTTGAGGATAACTATGGCGGCACCACAATACAGGAACAGATGAAAGTGGCGTCTGCTCTGGACCCGCGGATGAAAAAACTGGCTTTCCTCTCTGTAACGGAAAGAGAAGAAATTTGGGGAAGAATATGCAAGGAAGCAAGAGAGACTGCAGACCCAAACGTTGTTGTGAAAACAGAAGTTGATGATGGATCCTATGGGGATTCTACTGTAGGAGAACCACCAGCCAAAGTCCCAAGAGGTGATGTGTCAATTTCTGATTGGTTGGGAGATATTGTGAGGGTAAAGAGTTCACTGAGTGTAGGTCAACAGATTGAAAATGAACTGAAGCTGTTTCACTCGGAACCAGACATATCATTTGATGACAGCCCGATTCACTGGTGGCAAAGAAGGTGCCGCACGTATCCCTTTCTGTCCGCACTTGCAAAACGATACATGTGCATACCGGCTATAAGTGGGGATGGCGAACTGAAACAGTCCGACATTCGACTTAGGAGGGCGAGATTAGACTCTGAAACTATGGACATGCAGTTGTTTCTGCATCACAGTAGTAACCATAGCAACGCTTGA